In Denticeps clupeoides unplaced genomic scaffold, fDenClu1.1, whole genome shotgun sequence, the DNA window CGTCAggagggacctcagtggctgtGAAGATCTGGTGGACCCTGCTCTCACGGTGGTGGCCAGGTCCTCCAGATCTCTTTCAGGTGTAGGTCTTTACCGGGACTTCATACGTGCACTTCCTGTCCACCTGGCCAAAAGGATCTTGGGTATGAGATGTATATTAAAAGCAGCTGATGAAGATGGATTAGTGCACAAATTTAGTTCTGCTTCATTACTGATTGCTGGTGCAGGTCTCCTGGATGCACCAACGCTGCACAGATGCCTCCGTGTTTCTCTGCACTGGGGAGGTCTGGCTAAGGAGGTGCAGGAGGAAGCTGAGGTGgcgatgaagaggaagatgcagGCGAAGGCCCTGCAGGTGGAACCATCTCACAAGTAGAGAGTCGTACGTGGAACTGTAGGACATTCTAATGTTCTGTCACCTTTACAGGGTAACAGCATCTCCAGGGCCAGTGGAACCATCACCACCCTGCAGGACGTGCTGGTGCCTGTTGGCGATGGGACTCTTGAAGATGATTCTTCATACAGGGTACAGGTTCCTCACCTGTTCCTCCCGCTGCTTGAACACTCATCCTGGGAGGAAGCACGTAGAGTCTTGTGCTTCTGGTGCTTTTCAGGGCGGAGCTTTTAGCTCGGTGTACTGCGGCGTGAAGACCAGGCCTGTGCAGATGGAGGAACGAGACGTTTACCGCGGCCTCTACAACGTTCTGGTCCTGCAGGACAGGTTGGTGGTGTCGTGCGGCCAGGAATGGAAGTTCTGGTGGAGTGACGTTCTCACCGTCCCTGACAGGGACGACGCGGCCAGGGTGGTGCACTCCACCGGCCAGCAGCTGGTGGCCATCAGCTCCAAGCAGCACGTGGTCCAGCTGATCAACGTGGCGTCACTGCGGGTCGTTCCACCCGAGTTCAGGGGTCACGCAGGCAGCATCCGGGCCCTGCTGCTGTGTGAAGAGAGGGGCCTGGTCCTCAGCGCTGGCTACGACCTCACCATCAGGTCAGAGGTCGTCCACAGGTGCACTCGGTTCAAGGCTGAAATCTTTTTCAACCCTTTTAAGAAATCCTGAGCCATGTTGTCACTTCACAGGTGCTGGGACCTGCAGTCTGGCTCCTGCACGATGCTCCTTCGTGGTCACCTTGGCTCCATCACCTGCCTGGACCTGCATGGAGACGTTCTGGTTTCGGGGGCCAGAGACTGCAGGGTGAAGGGTGAGTGAGAGCTGGATGGATTAAAAACCCTAAACCCAGAAGGTCCTGGTTTATTGTAGCTCCTgacaaaagaaacagaaaagccAGGTTCTGCTGTGAGTGAGAGGAGAACCTGAGCTTTGGAGACATGATGATGTGAAGTAAGCAGAATGTCCTGGCCAGGAGAGACTGCATGTGATGACCACATCTAGAACGTGGATACGGAGAAAGGAAGAGCTTCTCAGGTCTCGTCCCGTCACCATGAGGAAGACCATTAAAGAGGAGGAAGGTCAGATGACTGCTGAGAGTGAACAGGAGGCTTTAGTACGGAGCTCAGGATGGACAAACCTGACAGAAGTAAAAGTCGAGCCAGACACCACGCTGTAATGTCCATAAGTGGGCGTGGTCTGTCCGGTCCTGTCTCCCAACAGTGTGGGACCTCCAGACCGGCAGGTGTGACGAGCGGCTGAGGTTTCGGCACGGCAGGCCCGTCCTCAGCGTGAAGGTCAGCGAGGTCACGGTGGTCAGCGGCTGCAGCGCCGGACAGGTGAAGATGTGGAGCCTGGAGACGGCGTCGCTTCTCAAGGTGAGCTGCAGAGGTCATTCAAGGTCATGGTGACGGGGCATGGAGCACACGCAcatacaaaagcacaaaatccACACGTCCCGTCACCACGTAGAAGTTTTAGTGTGTGTGGAGCTGCGGTTCCGCTGTGACGGACTTCCTGCTTCTCCACAGTAATAAAACCTGTTTAATAATCGAAAGAATCGTATAAattcatgagagagagagagagagagagagagagagaggatgtggAATATTAAGGCAAAAAGTCCACGATACAGAACTGTACTCCGAGGGATGTATGAGGAGCAAATCCACAGAACCCAGATGTTGTAGAAGGCTCCACTCCTGCAGCTCGTCGGCGGACACCAGGGTCCGGTGAGATGCGTGGCGCTGGACCAGTGGCACATCCTGACGGGCGGGTCGGACGGACTGGCCGTGGCCTGGAGCAGGAACTGCCGCTTCAAGAAGTGCCTGATGAAGTTCCAGCATCCAAAGTGAGCTCCGGTGCTGCTGGACAGTCAGGTCtggccattttattattatgtattattcaGGAGTTAATGTTtctgtgacagagaagtgacgACTCTGAGCTTCCTCTCCCTGCGCCTCGTCACCGGCTGCACCGATGGAAAGATCCGGATCTTTCACTTTCTGACAGGACAGTGTCTAAGGGTGATGAAGGCCAGCGGCCACCCGAGTCCAGTTCtgtccatccacacacacagtgacaggtGAGCACGATAGAGACCCAGGACAGGAACATGAGGAACGTACCACCAGGGGGCACCACTGGGACCACTGTGGACCTCTTCACTCTTCACCTCCGCCTGTTTTCTGTCCTGCAGCATGGTGGTGAACACCAGAAGCAGCCTGATGCTCCTCCAGTTCTATGAGAAGGATGGGGCTTCGTCCAGCGAACACCATTCTAGAACTGACCGTGGTGGGAACACCACGAGAGGAGAACCTGTGCGTTCCAGACATGGCCGCCGCAGATGGACGGCTCCTCTGATGCAGCGGGAGAAGAGTAGGTCACGGATTATCTACAACAAGAAAAATAGGGATTTTTATAGAGATAAATGTAATTGGTGGTTAATGTGGCATTTATCTCATATTTATTGAGTGTGAATGTGTCGAGTTGTggatatgatgtgtgtgtgtgtgttcttccagGGACCCAGCAAGACCCAGTAAGAACAGCCCCATGGGCCCCGTGTCAGAACCTGTACTGGAAGTGGGCCGACCAGCATGCAGACTTTATTGCCCATCACCCATCATGCATTTCAGCAGGGAGGCCACTGACGGCCTTCAGGAAGAGCAGCATGGCAGGTATGGTGGCTGTGGACGTCTGCCTGACCTCCTCAGataagctttttaaaatcatgAACATCTCCCACAGCGAGGGATCTGCTTCTGAGTCGGAGTGAGGAGGCGGTGCTCGCCCGGGTGGAGCGGCGTGGGACGCACCACCCTCCTACGCTGGACCGGATCCTCCTGAAGGCTGGAGTTACCCAGCAGACCGAGGCCCGAATAAACATGGAGCACAACACACGTCTACGAGACGCCTGGGGACCCGATGGCAAAACCCCGCCCCTCTCCACCAAGCCACGCCCTTCACCCAATCAGAAGAGCCGGCATGCTGCCGTCCACACTGAGACCAAGAGCTGCTGTCCTCTGCTGACCATCCGTCACGGccagcagctgctctctagcccCGCCCACATACCGGAACCTCCTTACCAGTGAAGTAAATATAACtattatatgaataaataacaaGCACATCAAGCACATATTCTAAAAactattatttcatatttataatagtgaaataaaactttttcaTTATATTGTTTTACTGTACTAACATGTGGAAAGtcttcacagcgcatcactttttccacatttattccaaaatggatgaaataatttttttttctcagaattctacacacaacaccacaaaatgaaaaaagtttacttgccaaatttattacaaataaaaaactgagagagCAAATTGAGCTCAGGTTCCTCCAATAAGgttccacagttgacagttcatgtcagagcacaaaccaagcatgaagaaaggaattgtctgttgacctccgagacaggattgtccccagcacaaatctggggaaggttacggaaaaaattctgctgctttgaaggtcccaatgagcatggtggcctccatcatccaggAACAAGAaactgatggtcactctgtcaaagctccagaggtcctctgtggacagaggagaaccttctagaaggacaaccactTCTGCAGTGATCCACCAGTCAGGCCTGTGTTGACTGAAAAAAACAATCCtttgaattttatttgattGAAATGTGTACGTTGGTCCCACATGATCAGAATATGACCAACTGACATTCTCTTTGAAGTGAGCGATAGGAGTCGCACGGGATTGGTCAACTGCACGATGTGTCACGATGAGGGTACTGCTGCAGGGTGCTTTCGACTTATATCGTCTTCCTCTCGTGAGGTTTTTGTACCACAGACAATTACAGCAatcgcacacacagacacacgagGGAAGGAGACACTCGACAAAATGAAAcggagtaaaaataaaaaaattctgaagaGCCACTTGGGAGCCGAAAGAGCCGTCACTAATGCTGTATAATTAACTGTAAGTTTGAAATAGACGTCAGTTTTGTTACTTCCCTCTAACGCCACCAATGCTGCTGTCCCCCCACATGTCACCCCAACGGTGACATGCACATGAACCCGCCCTGTTCTGATCCAATGATCCATAGTTGTGGCTAAACATGGTTAAATTGGCTTCAGGTTTTAGGGTTAGGCTGTTATCACCctttaatcatattttaatcACAAGGTGCTGACTCGTCTTGTGTTAACAAGACGAGtcagctgtaaatgtaaatgtaaatgttaacagggTGTGGCCCTGGTCGTCACTCCCTGCTGCGGACACTAGGGGGCGCCAGCGCATCATGTTTTTAACACATTTCGTCATTTAAAACACTAACAGGCTACAAGTGGGCTACGTATTTTAAAATGGACCGAGAAATCATTACAAACACTTCAGGGACTTCGGGGAACATGTTCGAGTTGAACCATTTCAACCACAGGTACATTATCCATGGTGACCTGATGCAGGTCCACCCTGCTCCCCCGACACTAGCAACCCTCCTACTACAGGACAAATGTACTCTTCACCATCATGTGAAAGTTTGAAGAAAACTTGGCTAATTGGATAAAGGTTTTGTATAGAAGAGGTTCCACAGCTGCTCTGGTCCTGGTCGGATCTGCTGCTCCTCTGCTTGGCGCCCCGTTGttcctttattttctcctttttgtgTCCGTCCTTGTTCTGTTCCATTACTTTGTAAAGGAGCTCGAACAAAAAAGAGGGCGGAGCGGTAGGGGGAGGGGTGTGTAGATGCATCCTGAGCCCCGCCCCACGCTGAAAGGAACCGCCAGCTGTCCCCCGccacgccccgccccccgcTCTGAAGCTCGCTCCTGATTGGCCGCGGCGCAGTTCGGCGGCTCGAGTTTCGTCTCCCCCGCAGCATCATGACGGACGGAACCTCGATGGCCGAGCGGCGGACCGGCTCCTCGTTCCTCTCCTGATGGAACCGAACCCGGGTTCTGTCCGCTACACCATGGAGGGCGTGGAGAAGGACTGCGGGGCTCTGGGGGGGTTATTCCAGGCCCTGGTCAACGACATGAAGGTGAGCGGCTTCCTCAGCCTTTGTTTCCACCGGACCTGGAGCCGGACTCCTCTTCCTCATGATGAAGCTGGTGGGGTCTCCATCACCCGGGGGGAGGCTGGGCGCTTTGTTGTGGGACTTAAACCCACCGAGATACTCTCTTtcaccctctctctttctctctctctttctctctctttctgtctctctctcaccctctgtcTATATCGCTCTCTATCAccctctctatttctctctatctccttccctctccctctctccctctctctttctctctgtatatctttctctcgcactctctctctccttctctctctccctctctcaccctctctctttctctctgtatatctttctctcgcactctctctctccttctctctctccctctctcaccctctctctttctctctgtatatctctctctcactctctctttctctctctttcaccctctctttctttctgtatatctctctctcaccctctctttctctctcgctctcgttCTCTccatttttgttacatttaacAATGTAACATTGTAAACATTTCTACacatgttataataataattagccttattttctgttttatccgGCATTATAGTATATTTTGTGCCTGTATGTGGTGAGTTCAGGTTACTGGTCAGCAGCGGTCagttagatttacatttacattctggGGGTTGGATGCTTGGTTCAGGTTACTGGTCAGCAGTGGTCAGCAGTGGTCTCATCACTGTGACAGATCTAGATCTGCGGGTTTAAACGATGATTAATTGAAATTGGATTAGTGACCCTGTAAGGTCATGAACCCAGGCTGGCCAGATACACTGAAATGTTGAGATTCCGTATTCTGGATTTTATTAGTTGCTGAACAATGTCCTGTACCAAGATATTGACTGGTGAGATCATTGTATATGACttcagatctgtgtgtgtgtgtgtgtgtctgtgtgtgtctacagtACTCGTATCCTGTGTGGGAGGATTTCACTGCCAAAGCCACAAAACTCCATTCCCAACTCAGGTGAGACTaagaggccccgccccctccgtcTGTCTCTGTCAATCCTGGTCTCTTTGTgtatttatctgtgtgtgtgtgtgtgtgtgtgtgtgtctctgacaGGACCACTGTTCTCGCTGCTGCTGCCTTCCTTGATGCTTTTCAGAAGGTAGCAGACATGGCTACCAGTACAAGAGGTAAAGATTTCCACGTCTCTGTCCGTCTTTCTGTCCGTGTGCTAATTGGTGGGCGGGGTTAACTTTAGAGTCCGGTCAGGTGGTGCTGTGAGCCACTCCTTCacttacaaaacaaaatataatacaaaatataacacAACCAGAAAAGCACACTTACTGTGTATgaatgttgctgtgtgtgtgtgtgtgtgtgagtggtggggTGTGTGATGGCCAGTATACAGTCAGAATGCCGGTGCTGTACACCAATCAGAGTTCTCGCTTTAATCCCACAGCTTTAGCGCTGCaatcagcatcagcagcagattGGTGCTGGCACAGCTGGACTCTAAAAGCTCGCATATCAGCAtcgctttacacacacacacacacacacgtttaccaAAACCCAACAGTAGACTTTTCACTCTGGCAGTGGGTGGATCCAGTCTCCAGTCTCCAGTCTTCCCCTGAAAGGGCTGGTGTGTGTCCAGGTTCAACAGTGAGAGTGTCTCACTGTTCAGTCAcaaggttaaaggtcattttAGAAACTAGaatcactctgtgtgtgtttgagtttgaTGTTCTGTATCAAGATATGATCTTTTTAATGATTTGTGGAGAAAACGAATGGTCATTTCTGGTGCTtctcctccctcttcctcccatCTGCCAGGCATCTGCTCACTACGACTACGATGTTTACAGCTCTAGCGTCATTCTGTTTTATAGTGCCATTTTTATTGCAGGatgtgacacacacaggcacatgctGGATAAACCGTGATGGACTCCTGCTCagtaaatgttgaaatgtttcattcaggtttgaattttagtggcTGGTGTCTGAAGAGCCTCCTCCACGTAATACATCTCCACAACATACTCCACATAACGCATCTCCATCACACGTCAGACAGCAGATCTACACAGCACACTGAGGACGGTAATCACTGACGGTTTGTGTTTAGTGGTGAAAATGTTGTGGTATGTATTTGATGAAGAGTTCCTTGCTTGTGTATTATGagtatttgttgtgtgtgtgtgtgtgtgtgtgtgttctgttcacTCACAGCAGGATCTCCTTAGACTGTAGAATGCTGAAGCTGAGGCGTGTAATCTTCTTTACCTTGCCCTGACACATATACTGTCTAGATGTGTGGGCAGTATGTGGCGGTTAATCTTCTCTcagttgctctgtgtgtgtgtgtgtgtgtgtgcttgccaTCTGGACATAGGACACAAATTATATAGTCCCTCACTCTCAAACTGCAGATTACTGTCAAATATACACAAGATGTGTCTGCCCTGGTCGAGTTGGGAACGATGCTGAGTTTGGTTGGGTTAGTTGTTTTTGATTGGTTAGTTGAGCTGGTTGGGTTGGAGAACTTAAGAAGGTTGAAAGGTCACAGATTTAGATTCACTAACCAGCCAGGTGCCACTGGCTGACCATCTACACACATGGCTGCTCAATTCACTCATTGGATAAACGCAGAGggaacatttcattatgtgtgCTGTTTAGAGGTCGTTTTAGTCGGCTTagttttttgattggctggttgagatgtgtgtgtttgtgttggtgaggttggttggttggttgagttgttGGAGAGGTTGATTGGTTGAGTAGTGTAGGTTTGTCTTTCAGAGGTTGGTTGGTTGCCCTAAGTGGGTTTGTTTTTGAGAGGTTggttgttttacatttacagcatttaccagatgcccttattcagagcgacttacaatcagaagttacagggacagtcccccccctggaggttaagtgtcttgctcagggacatgatggtagtaagtgggatttgaacctgggtcttctggttcataggcgagtgtgttacccgctaggctactaccactcttgTTGGAGAGGTTGGTTAGTTGAGTTATAGGagaggttggttggttggttgagctGTGTAGGTTTGTGTTTCAGATGTTGGTTGGTTGGGTTGTTAGAtaggttggttggttgagttgtgTGGGTATGTGATGGagaggttggttggttgagctttgtaggtttttgtttcaTATGTTGGTTGGTTGGGTTGTTAGAGAGGTTGGCTGGTTTAGTTGTGTGGGTTTGTGATGGagaggttggttggttgaggTGTGTAGGTTTGTGTTTCAGatgttggttggttgagttgttagagaggttggttggttgattTGTTAGggaggttggttggttgagttgttagagatgttggttggttgagttgtttgggaggttggttggttgagttgttagagatgttggttggttgagttgttAGAGAGGTTGGCTGGTTTAATTGTGTGGGTT includes these proteins:
- the LOC114779520 gene encoding CMT1A duplicated region transcript 1 protein-like isoform X1 — protein: MADAVETRWFLRTGSWEKRRFLTGILLRCADAALLSRVHDVLHATRGKDVTYARSRPGVRGPGEREEGGDSREPEMRDTWDWFGRCPVRTQTQYLMGILSQCDMELLRMMGNLARVLLVRQRTFSRAAQDASEPESSHSFHSDDDPDLELLVQASSVYGPVDVGSMEAGEMKIPEGTCFSPELLTRLGESTSGEILTWSLKPDLKSLRSVRRDLSGCEDLVDPALTVVARSSRSLSGVGLYRDFIRALPVHLAKRILGLLDAPTLHRCLRVSLHWGGLAKEVQEEAEVAMKRKMQAKALQGNSISRASGTITTLQDVLVPVGDGTLEDDSSYRGGAFSSVYCGVKTRPVQMEERDVYRGLYNVLVLQDRLVVSCGQEWKFWWSDVLTVPDRDDAARVVHSTGQQLVAISSKQHVVQLINVASLRVVPPEFRGHAGSIRALLLCEERGLVLSAGYDLTIRCWDLQSGSCTMLLRGHLGSITCLDLHGDVLVSGARDCRVKVWDLQTGRCDERLRFRHGRPVLSVKVSEVTVVSGCSAGQVKMWSLETASLLKLVGGHQGPVRCVALDQWHILTGGSDGLAVAWSRNCRFKKCLMKFQHPKEVTTLSFLSLRLVTGCTDGKIRIFHFLTGQCLRVMKASGHPSPVLSIHTHSDSMVVNTRSSLMLLQFYEKDGASSSEHHSRTDRGGNTTRGEPVRSRHGRRRWTAPLMQREKRTQQDPVRTAPWAPCQNLYWKWADQHADFIAHHPSCISAGRPLTAFRKSSMAARDLLLSRSEEAVLARVERRGTHHPPTLDRILLKAGVTQQTEARINMEHNTRLRDAWGPDGKTPPLSTKPRPSPNQKSRHAAVHTETKSCCPLLTIRHGQQLLSSPAHIPEPPYQ
- the LOC114779520 gene encoding CMT1A duplicated region transcript 1 protein-like isoform X3, which codes for MADAVETRWFLRTGSWEKRRFLTGILLRCADAALLSRVHDVLHATRGKDVTYARSRPGVRGPGEREEGGDSREPEMRDTWDWFGRCPVRTQTQYLMGILSQCDMELLRMMGNLARVLLVRQRTFSRAAQDASEPESSHSFHSDDDPDLELLVQASSVYGPVDVGSMEAGEMKIPEGTCFSPELLTRLGESTSGEILTWSLKPDLKSLRSVRRDLSGCEDLVDPALTVVARSSRSLSGVGLYRDFIRALPVHLAKRILGLLDAPTLHRCLRVSLHWGGLAKEVQEEAEVAMKRKMQAKALQGNSISRASGTITTLQDVLVPVGDGTLEDDSSYRGGAFSSVYCGVKTRPVQMEERDVYRGLYNVLVLQDRDDAARVVHSTGQQLVAISSKQHVVQLINVASLRVVPPEFRGHAGSIRALLLCEERGLVLSAGYDLTIRCWDLQSGSCTMLLRGHLGSITCLDLHGDVLVSGARDCRVKVWDLQTGRCDERLRFRHGRPVLSVKVSEVTVVSGCSAGQVKMWSLETASLLKLVGGHQGPVRCVALDQWHILTGGSDGLAVAWSRNCRFKKCLMKFQHPKEVTTLSFLSLRLVTGCTDGKIRIFHFLTGQCLRVMKASGHPSPVLSIHTHSDSMVVNTRSSLMLLQFYEKDGASSSEHHSRTDRGGNTTRGEPVRSRHGRRRWTAPLMQREKRTQQDPVRTAPWAPCQNLYWKWADQHADFIAHHPSCISAGRPLTAFRKSSMAARDLLLSRSEEAVLARVERRGTHHPPTLDRILLKAGVTQQTEARINMEHNTRLRDAWGPDGKTPPLSTKPRPSPNQKSRHAAVHTETKSCCPLLTIRHGQQLLSSPAHIPEPPYQ
- the LOC114779520 gene encoding CMT1A duplicated region transcript 1 protein-like isoform X2 produces the protein MADAVETRWFLRTGSWEKRRFLTGILLRCADAALLSRVHDVLHATRGKDVTYARSRPGVRGPGEREEGGDSREPEMRDTWDWFGRCPVRTQTQYLMGILSQCDMELLRMMGNLARVLLVRQRTFSRAQDASEPESSHSFHSDDDPDLELLVQASSVYGPVDVGSMEAGEMKIPEGTCFSPELLTRLGESTSGEILTWSLKPDLKSLRSVRRDLSGCEDLVDPALTVVARSSRSLSGVGLYRDFIRALPVHLAKRILGLLDAPTLHRCLRVSLHWGGLAKEVQEEAEVAMKRKMQAKALQGNSISRASGTITTLQDVLVPVGDGTLEDDSSYRGGAFSSVYCGVKTRPVQMEERDVYRGLYNVLVLQDRLVVSCGQEWKFWWSDVLTVPDRDDAARVVHSTGQQLVAISSKQHVVQLINVASLRVVPPEFRGHAGSIRALLLCEERGLVLSAGYDLTIRCWDLQSGSCTMLLRGHLGSITCLDLHGDVLVSGARDCRVKVWDLQTGRCDERLRFRHGRPVLSVKVSEVTVVSGCSAGQVKMWSLETASLLKLVGGHQGPVRCVALDQWHILTGGSDGLAVAWSRNCRFKKCLMKFQHPKEVTTLSFLSLRLVTGCTDGKIRIFHFLTGQCLRVMKASGHPSPVLSIHTHSDSMVVNTRSSLMLLQFYEKDGASSSEHHSRTDRGGNTTRGEPVRSRHGRRRWTAPLMQREKRTQQDPVRTAPWAPCQNLYWKWADQHADFIAHHPSCISAGRPLTAFRKSSMAARDLLLSRSEEAVLARVERRGTHHPPTLDRILLKAGVTQQTEARINMEHNTRLRDAWGPDGKTPPLSTKPRPSPNQKSRHAAVHTETKSCCPLLTIRHGQQLLSSPAHIPEPPYQ